The Brasilonema sennae CENA114 genome includes a region encoding these proteins:
- a CDS encoding caspase, EACC1-associated type has translation MGKLALLIGVSEYQPGLNPLPGAVKDVDAMRRVLIHPEIGNFAEVDITVLKNPQGQEMQYAIENLFADRQKEDLLLFYFSGHGIKDEYGKLYLSTSTTRKQNNRLFKASAVAASVLHENMNESRSQRQVIILDCCFSGAIAKGLTVKDDGSVNLQEQLGGKGRAILTSSTSTQYSFEQEGSDLSIYTRYLVEGMEKGAADRDGDGWISIDELHEYASSKVKEAAPAMTPKFYPIEEGHKILLAKSPKDDPKVKYRKEVESRAKEGQEFSVFARRILDGKRDEWGLTPQEAAAIEEEVLQPYREYEHKRDEYEQALIQAIDQQYPFSQTTQKDLKEYQQYLGLRDEDIASIEQRIITPKQAEYEHNRQEAERLQQEQERTQQQKQQAELRELPETQSSRVSQPKSPSVIQTNIQTDIQTQQFEFEYATIILKSSLDRGKTYEINRHRGQAEFFTENLGNNALLEMVAIPGGQFLMGSPEYEPERLNSESPQHTVTIQPFHMSKFPVKQAQWKAVAGLAKVNIDLDPDPSFFKGANRSVESVSWDDAIEFCNRLSHKTGKPYRLPSEAEWEYACRAGTTTPFHFGETITTDLANYNGNSIYASEPKGEYRQQTTEVGKFPPNAFGLYDMHGNIWEWCQDAWHYSYKKAPADGTAWMSENDNDNRLLRGGSWTYEPRDCRSANRSRFARVFKNHYVGFRVVVARLRTY, from the coding sequence ATGGGGAAGCTAGCATTGCTGATAGGGGTGAGCGAGTATCAACCCGGACTAAATCCGTTACCGGGTGCGGTGAAAGATGTTGATGCAATGCGACGAGTACTGATACACCCAGAAATAGGAAATTTTGCTGAGGTAGATATTACAGTCCTGAAAAATCCCCAAGGTCAGGAAATGCAATATGCTATTGAGAATCTGTTTGCCGATCGCCAGAAAGAAGACTTGTTATTATTTTATTTTTCTGGTCACGGGATTAAAGATGAGTACGGCAAGCTTTACCTCTCAACTTCTACCACTCGTAAACAGAATAACAGGTTGTTCAAGGCTTCAGCAGTAGCAGCGAGTGTTCTGCACGAAAATATGAATGAGAGCCGTTCCCAAAGACAGGTGATTATTTTAGACTGTTGCTTTAGCGGGGCGATCGCCAAAGGACTAACGGTCAAAGATGATGGTAGTGTAAATTTACAGGAACAGCTAGGCGGTAAAGGACGGGCAATCCTCACCTCTTCGACATCCACCCAATACTCATTTGAACAAGAAGGTTCAGACCTCTCCATATACACCCGCTACTTGGTCGAAGGTATGGAAAAAGGTGCAGCGGATCGCGATGGCGATGGTTGGATTTCGATTGATGAACTGCACGAGTATGCTAGCAGCAAGGTAAAAGAAGCAGCACCAGCAATGACTCCCAAGTTTTACCCAATTGAGGAAGGTCATAAAATTTTGCTGGCAAAATCACCAAAGGATGATCCTAAGGTGAAATATCGTAAGGAAGTAGAAAGTCGGGCTAAGGAAGGTCAGGAGTTTTCTGTCTTTGCTCGTAGAATTTTAGACGGAAAGCGGGATGAGTGGGGATTAACTCCGCAAGAAGCCGCTGCAATTGAAGAAGAAGTTTTGCAACCTTATCGGGAGTATGAACATAAGCGCGATGAATATGAGCAAGCATTGATTCAGGCAATTGATCAACAATATCCCTTTAGCCAGACAACCCAAAAAGATTTAAAAGAATATCAGCAGTATCTGGGACTGCGCGATGAAGATATCGCCTCAATTGAACAACGGATCATTACTCCGAAACAAGCAGAATATGAACATAACCGACAAGAAGCAGAGAGGTTACAGCAAGAGCAAGAAAGAACTCAGCAACAAAAGCAGCAAGCAGAATTAAGAGAACTACCTGAAACTCAATCATCACGAGTTTCTCAGCCAAAATCTCCCTCTGTTATTCAAACTAATATTCAAACTGATATTCAAACTCAGCAGTTTGAGTTCGAGTATGCCACAATCATCCTCAAATCAAGTTTAGACAGAGGAAAAACCTACGAAATCAACCGTCATCGGGGTCAAGCAGAATTTTTCACAGAAAACCTGGGCAATAATGCGTTGCTGGAGATGGTGGCAATTCCTGGCGGTCAATTTTTGATGGGTTCTCCAGAGTATGAGCCAGAACGTTTGAATAGTGAAAGTCCACAGCACACTGTCACCATTCAACCTTTCCATATGAGTAAGTTTCCAGTGAAGCAAGCTCAATGGAAAGCCGTTGCCGGTCTTGCTAAGGTCAACATAGATTTAGATCCAGATCCATCCTTCTTTAAAGGAGCTAATCGATCTGTTGAGAGTGTGTCATGGGACGATGCAATTGAATTTTGCAATCGCTTGTCTCACAAAACTGGAAAGCCCTATCGTCTCCCCAGTGAAGCAGAATGGGAATATGCTTGTCGCGCGGGAACAACTACCCCTTTCCACTTTGGCGAAACTATTACCACAGATTTAGCAAACTACAACGGCAACTCTATTTATGCTTCTGAACCAAAGGGTGAATATCGTCAGCAAACAACAGAGGTAGGAAAATTTCCACCAAATGCTTTTGGTTTGTATGATATGCATGGTAATATATGGGAGTGGTGCCAAGATGCATGGCATTATAGCTACAAAAAAGCACCTGCTGATGGTACCGCTTGGATGAGTGAAAATGATAATGATAATCGTCTACTGCGGGGTGGTTCGTGGACTTACGAGCCGAGGGACTGCCGCTCTGCCAACCGCAGCAGGTTTGCGCGTGTCTTCAAGAACCACTACGTGGGTTTTCGGGTTGTGGTTGCGCGGCTCAGGACTTATTAG
- the aroF gene encoding 3-deoxy-7-phosphoheptulonate synthase yields MIVVMKIGSPEAEIDRLGEELGTWGLTAEKIVGKHKVVIGLVGDTADLDPLQIQEVSPWIEQVLRVEQPFKRASREFRHGESSEVVVNTPNGPVPFGEHHPVVIVAGPCSVENEEMIVETARRIKAAGAHFLRGGAYKPRTSPYAFQGHGESALELLVKAREETGLGIITEVMDSADLEKIAQVADVVQVGARNMQNFSLLKKVGAQSKPVLLKRGMAATIEDWLMAAEYILAAGNPNVILCERGIRTFDRQYTRNTLDLSAVPVLRKLTHLPIMVDPSHGTGWASYVPSMCLGAIACGCDSLMIEVHPNPAKALSDGPQSVTPERFDTLMQELAVIGKAVGRWQQQVVALAQIV; encoded by the coding sequence ATGATTGTAGTCATGAAAATTGGTTCCCCTGAGGCGGAAATAGACCGTCTGGGCGAGGAACTTGGCACTTGGGGACTGACAGCAGAAAAAATTGTTGGTAAGCATAAGGTAGTTATTGGTCTTGTTGGTGACACCGCTGACTTAGATCCCCTACAAATTCAAGAAGTTAGCCCTTGGATTGAGCAAGTGCTGCGAGTAGAACAGCCTTTCAAACGCGCTAGCCGTGAGTTTCGACATGGAGAATCTTCTGAAGTCGTCGTTAACACTCCTAATGGACCAGTTCCTTTTGGCGAACATCACCCTGTGGTTATTGTTGCTGGTCCCTGCTCAGTAGAAAATGAAGAAATGATTGTAGAAACCGCGCGGCGAATCAAAGCTGCCGGGGCACACTTTTTGCGTGGTGGTGCATATAAACCCCGAACCTCGCCTTACGCCTTCCAAGGACACGGCGAGAGTGCTTTGGAATTGTTGGTAAAGGCGCGAGAAGAAACTGGGCTGGGCATTATTACAGAAGTGATGGATAGTGCAGACTTGGAGAAAATCGCACAAGTCGCAGATGTTGTCCAGGTTGGGGCAAGAAACATGCAGAACTTCTCGCTGTTGAAAAAAGTAGGCGCACAGTCAAAACCAGTTCTTCTCAAGCGAGGAATGGCTGCAACCATTGAAGATTGGTTGATGGCAGCGGAATATATTCTGGCAGCCGGAAATCCAAATGTGATTTTGTGTGAACGTGGTATTCGCACTTTTGACCGCCAGTACACCAGAAATACCTTGGATTTGTCAGCTGTGCCAGTGCTACGCAAACTAACTCACCTACCAATTATGGTTGATCCTAGTCATGGTACGGGCTGGGCTAGCTATGTGCCTTCAATGTGTTTAGGGGCGATCGCCTGTGGATGTGACTCTTTGATGATTGAAGTTCATCCCAACCCAGCAAAAGCCTTATCTGATGGACCACAATCTGTCACGCCGGAACGTTTCGACACTTTGATGCAAGAACTTGCGGTGATTGGTAAGGCAGTTGGGCGTTGGCAGCAGCAAGTGGTTGCTTTAGCACAAATAGTGTAA
- a CDS encoding IS4 family transposase, producing MEKWASLELQHVQLGDSRRKKRLVKIVEDLASQPGESVPQASGNVAATTAVYDFWNSRYFHPQDIRIAHRVSTIETIKQHNTVLAIQDTTDLDFTAHPATIGLGPTDHSSLLGLKVHSTFVTSTQGVPLGVIDQQVWAREKETIGIAKQRRQRETKDKESQRWLDAATVTQQVIPQDIQVVTITDREGDIYDLFAMPRTENSDFLIRATHNRRVDHETKYLHQAIHSMQPCGTITIELQRHPERETRKATLTLRFITLEIQVPLHHLKRSELKPIGLQVVLAEEENPPQGVTPISWLLLTTIEVAGFDDAVRCVRWYTYRWLIERYHYTLKSGCGIEKLQLETARRIEMALATYSIVAWRLLWLTYEARMNPNQSCEIVLQSDEWQSLCATIDRTPHPPQTPPSLREAVRMIATLGGFLGRIGDGEPGVKTIWRGMRRLHDIATTWKLLHSNCQNFLFC from the coding sequence ATGGAAAAATGGGCTTCATTGGAACTGCAACACGTGCAACTTGGAGACTCGCGGCGCAAAAAGCGCTTAGTAAAAATAGTTGAAGACCTGGCGTCACAACCAGGAGAGAGTGTGCCGCAAGCATCGGGGAATGTAGCAGCAACAACAGCGGTGTATGATTTTTGGAACTCACGCTATTTTCACCCGCAAGATATCCGCATAGCCCATAGAGTAAGCACGATAGAAACAATTAAGCAACATAATACTGTCTTAGCGATTCAAGACACCACAGACTTAGATTTCACTGCTCATCCAGCTACCATTGGTCTAGGTCCAACAGATCATTCATCACTTCTGGGTTTAAAAGTGCATTCAACTTTTGTAACTAGTACACAGGGAGTACCATTAGGAGTGATTGACCAACAAGTATGGGCAAGAGAAAAAGAAACTATTGGCATAGCCAAACAGCGTCGGCAACGTGAAACGAAAGACAAAGAGAGTCAACGCTGGTTAGATGCCGCCACAGTCACACAACAGGTGATACCACAAGACATTCAAGTAGTCACCATTACCGACCGGGAAGGAGACATCTACGATTTGTTTGCTATGCCGCGAACAGAAAATTCGGATTTTTTGATTCGTGCCACTCATAACCGACGAGTTGACCATGAAACCAAATACTTACATCAAGCCATCCACAGTATGCAACCGTGTGGCACAATCACAATAGAATTACAGCGTCATCCAGAACGTGAAACCCGAAAAGCAACGCTGACACTACGCTTTATCACATTAGAGATTCAAGTGCCACTGCATCATCTCAAACGTTCAGAACTGAAACCTATAGGTTTGCAGGTAGTCTTGGCAGAAGAAGAAAACCCACCACAAGGAGTTACGCCTATCAGTTGGTTATTACTGACCACAATAGAAGTAGCTGGCTTTGATGATGCAGTGCGCTGTGTACGTTGGTACACTTATCGCTGGTTGATTGAACGTTATCACTATACCCTTAAAAGCGGCTGCGGGATTGAAAAACTCCAACTCGAAACAGCCCGTCGCATTGAAATGGCCTTGGCTACTTATTCCATTGTCGCTTGGCGTTTGTTGTGGTTAACTTATGAGGCTCGGATGAATCCAAACCAGTCGTGTGAGATAGTTTTGCAATCAGATGAATGGCAGTCTCTTTGTGCCACGATTGACAGAACACCACATCCTCCACAAACGCCGCCATCTTTACGAGAAGCTGTGCGAATGATCGCAACTCTCGGTGGCTTTTTAGGACGTATTGGTGATGGTGAGCCGGGAGTTAAGACAATTTGGCGGGGAATGCGGCGATTACACGATATCGCTACTACCTGGAAATTGCTTCACTCCAATTGTCAAAATTTCCTCTTTTGTTAA
- a CDS encoding alpha-amylase family glycosyl hydrolase, producing the protein MATSIEFYLFAPRNQKAALIGSFSEWQEIPMEKGNDGFFRTQVELEDDIYQYKFRIQTKSPQFYPEQWIDVIDPYATEVNEKLKVGVVRIKNGKKIVDTYVWQHDNIKLPNNNELVIYEMHVADFTGGEVDSDQHGKYVDAIEKLDYLHELGINAIELMPVNEHFGDYNWGYEVCHYFATESSYGTTEDLKRFIDECHARGIRVLLDGIFNHTDEKCPLMLIDRNYWYYEYMHYPEDPGNYWGPELNYDNYDEKLNVKPAWKYVGDIIRFWVQEYHIDGIRFDAVRQLANYEFLDWVGKQAKKSAIPKQFYNVAEHIPDTSKVTTPSGPLDACWHESFRYFVIPHICGEMFEPEKLKEVLDPRKQGYEGSINVVNYLASHDREHLLRELGVRLGRGSAGRGIFDEDAFRRAKLGAALLLTAMGIPMLWMGEEFGEDKRKSETVTQPQKLTWSLLEKDHNRDLFEYYKKLIVLRKKNSALQSENIEFFHENLDEKVLAYVRSQEDSRVVVIANFSAQNKSGYHIPDYPCAGTWHEWTGNYNVEAGKDGIRIDIESFQAKILVQQ; encoded by the coding sequence ATGGCAACTAGTATTGAATTTTATTTATTTGCTCCTCGTAATCAAAAAGCAGCCTTAATTGGTTCTTTTTCTGAGTGGCAAGAAATACCAATGGAAAAAGGAAATGACGGCTTTTTCCGTACTCAAGTAGAATTAGAGGATGATATCTATCAGTATAAGTTCCGTATTCAAACGAAGAGTCCACAATTTTATCCAGAGCAATGGATAGATGTTATTGATCCTTATGCAACAGAGGTTAATGAAAAACTAAAAGTCGGTGTAGTAAGAATTAAAAATGGAAAAAAGATTGTTGATACTTATGTTTGGCAACACGACAATATAAAATTACCAAACAATAATGAGTTAGTGATATACGAAATGCATGTAGCTGATTTTACTGGAGGCGAAGTTGACTCTGATCAGCACGGAAAGTATGTAGATGCTATTGAAAAATTAGATTACCTGCATGAGTTAGGAATTAACGCTATTGAATTAATGCCAGTTAATGAACACTTTGGTGATTATAATTGGGGATACGAAGTATGTCATTATTTTGCGACAGAATCTAGCTACGGCACAACAGAAGATTTAAAACGATTTATAGACGAGTGCCATGCGAGGGGTATTCGCGTTTTGCTTGATGGAATTTTTAACCACACGGATGAAAAATGTCCGTTAATGCTGATTGATAGGAATTATTGGTATTACGAATATATGCATTATCCGGAAGATCCAGGTAATTATTGGGGACCGGAGTTGAACTATGACAACTACGACGAGAAGTTAAACGTTAAGCCTGCATGGAAATACGTTGGTGATATTATACGGTTTTGGGTTCAGGAGTATCACATTGATGGAATTCGCTTTGATGCGGTGCGTCAATTAGCTAACTACGAATTTTTAGATTGGGTGGGTAAACAAGCGAAAAAAAGTGCGATTCCTAAACAGTTTTATAACGTTGCTGAACATATTCCTGATACCAGTAAAGTGACGACTCCATCAGGACCGTTAGATGCTTGTTGGCATGAAAGTTTTCGCTATTTTGTGATTCCGCATATTTGCGGTGAGATGTTTGAACCTGAAAAGCTCAAGGAGGTTTTAGACCCAAGAAAACAGGGTTATGAGGGTAGTATAAACGTAGTCAATTACTTAGCGAGTCATGACCGTGAACATCTTTTGAGAGAATTGGGCGTTCGCCTGGGGCGCGGCTCTGCCGGACGCGGTATCTTTGACGAAGATGCATTTAGACGAGCCAAATTAGGAGCAGCGCTATTGCTAACAGCAATGGGTATACCTATGCTGTGGATGGGGGAAGAATTTGGAGAAGACAAACGTAAAAGTGAAACTGTCACTCAGCCTCAAAAACTTACATGGTCTTTATTAGAAAAAGACCATAATCGGGATTTATTTGAATACTATAAAAAACTGATTGTGCTACGCAAAAAAAATTCGGCTTTGCAAAGTGAGAACATTGAATTTTTCCATGAGAATCTAGACGAAAAAGTACTGGCATATGTTCGTAGTCAAGAAGATTCTCGCGTTGTCGTGATAGCAAATTTTTCCGCTCAAAACAAGAGTGGATATCATATTCCTGACTACCCCTGTGCAGGGACATGGCATGAGTGGACTGGTAATTATAATGTCGAAGCTGGGAAAGACGGCATCAGAATTGATATAGAGTCATTCCAAGCCAAAATTCTTGTCCAGCAGTAG
- a CDS encoding PAM68 family protein — MSAESERSQLPFEPNKKRQKPAKAKGKQPETKQESGKKDDKKPSFTKEEMAIPKVVSQRMIRRVAVFCGVPTALGISTLIVSYFLLIYAGIKLTPVAVLLVNMGFFGLGVLGITYGVLSASWDEHRVGGWLGWNDFRTNSERMVAAWRETGKKNV, encoded by the coding sequence ATGTCTGCTGAATCTGAACGCAGTCAGTTGCCTTTTGAACCAAACAAAAAGCGCCAAAAACCCGCTAAAGCAAAAGGCAAACAACCAGAAACCAAGCAGGAATCTGGGAAAAAGGACGACAAGAAGCCATCTTTTACCAAAGAAGAGATGGCAATACCCAAAGTTGTTAGCCAACGGATGATTCGCCGAGTGGCTGTTTTTTGTGGTGTGCCAACAGCTTTGGGAATCAGCACCCTGATTGTGAGTTACTTCCTGTTAATTTATGCTGGAATTAAACTAACTCCTGTCGCCGTCTTACTGGTGAACATGGGATTTTTTGGTTTGGGGGTGTTGGGGATAACTTATGGTGTTCTCTCTGCCTCTTGGGATGAACACAGAGTTGGAGGTTGGCTGGGCTGGAATGACTTCAGAACTAATTCGGAACGAATGGTAGCAGCTTGGCGTGAAACTGGCAAAAAAAACGTTTGA
- a CDS encoding DUF1517 domain-containing protein → MRSTFNKMIGKTRYVVSRIMLNLSGSEVAPILGVLNRAGREAIDADGDIEILGEELVEICQTLLQYDEYWLSAANEGDVFWSEGEAGDYVNELFTDSAQRYLSEPDFSSDSGRDEPLSLPVTRNVVIMITIACEGEVPDLETDLANITALKEGFKALINLHYKHKLRAIQVHFSPARLGDELTNDQLLQYFPELIPL, encoded by the coding sequence ATGCGTAGTACCTTTAATAAGATGATAGGTAAGACCCGTTATGTGGTCTCTCGTATCATGCTAAATTTGAGTGGGTCTGAGGTAGCACCTATTTTAGGAGTTTTAAATCGTGCTGGCAGGGAAGCTATAGATGCCGATGGTGACATAGAAATTTTGGGAGAAGAATTGGTAGAAATCTGCCAAACCCTACTGCAATACGATGAATATTGGCTTTCTGCGGCTAATGAAGGCGACGTATTTTGGAGTGAAGGAGAGGCGGGAGACTATGTGAATGAATTATTTACAGACTCCGCTCAACGTTACCTCAGTGAACCAGATTTTAGTTCTGACTCGGGAAGAGATGAACCTTTATCTCTTCCTGTAACGCGCAATGTCGTGATTATGATCACAATCGCTTGTGAAGGAGAAGTCCCAGATCTAGAGACTGACTTGGCTAATATTACGGCACTTAAGGAAGGCTTTAAGGCTCTAATAAACTTACACTACAAACATAAATTACGGGCAATTCAGGTGCATTTTTCACCAGCTCGATTGGGTGATGAACTCACCAACGACCAGCTATTGCAATATTTCCCGGAATTAATTCCTTTGTAA
- a CDS encoding Uma2 family endonuclease, translating into MVLQTQKRHYTPQEYLELEERVEYRSEYRDGEIIPIPGGTTNHNKIAGNFCRKFPLTVQGQAYEIYMTDVKVWIPRYRLYTYPDVMIVKGEPVYEGTNMTTITNPLLIVEVLSNSTKNYDKTDKFKYYRSIAEFQEYIMIDQYSFSVEQYVKKAQGEWTFKEHEGEDAVLVLNSIDFQISYTDIYARVNFELSEE; encoded by the coding sequence ATGGTATTACAAACACAAAAGCGCCATTACACCCCACAAGAATATCTGGAATTAGAAGAGCGAGTCGAATACAGAAGTGAATATAGAGATGGAGAAATTATCCCAATCCCAGGGGGAACAACTAACCATAATAAAATAGCTGGAAATTTTTGTAGAAAATTCCCTTTAACAGTACAAGGACAAGCTTATGAAATATATATGACTGATGTAAAGGTATGGATACCTCGTTACCGTCTCTACACTTATCCTGATGTCATGATCGTTAAAGGTGAACCAGTCTATGAAGGAACGAATATGACGACTATTACTAATCCCTTGTTGATTGTTGAAGTTTTATCAAATTCAACTAAAAATTATGACAAAACAGACAAGTTTAAATATTACCGTTCCATTGCTGAATTTCAAGAATATATTATGATTGACCAGTATAGTTTTTCTGTGGAACAATATGTGAAAAAAGCACAAGGAGAATGGACTTTTAAAGAGCATGAAGGGGAAGATGCCGTTTTAGTCCTAAATTCTATAGATTTTCAAATTAGCTATACTGATATTTATGCTCGGGTGAATTTTGAGTTGAGCGAGGAATAG
- the rpsO gene encoding 30S ribosomal protein S15 codes for MALTQERKQEILTQYQVHETDTGSADVQVAMITARINRLSEHLQSNKKDHSSRRGLLKLIGQRKRLLSYILEENRERYQALIGRLGIRG; via the coding sequence ATGGCTTTAACGCAAGAGCGCAAACAAGAAATACTGACACAGTACCAAGTTCACGAAACCGACACTGGCTCTGCTGATGTTCAAGTCGCTATGATAACAGCGCGTATTAACCGTCTTAGCGAACATCTCCAGTCAAACAAGAAAGATCATTCTTCGCGTCGAGGATTGTTGAAGCTTATTGGTCAACGTAAGCGTCTATTATCTTATATTCTGGAAGAAAACCGAGAACGTTATCAAGCTTTGATTGGTCGTCTCGGCATTCGTGGATAG
- a CDS encoding cyanophycinase, producing MVASDIRRQLVIIGGAEDKEGDCQILREFVRYAGGTKAKIVIMTAATELPREVGENYIRVFERLGAEDVRILDTETREDGSSSTALAAINKATGIFFTGGDQARITSILKDTEIDAAIHQRFSEGIVIGGTSAGAAIMPDVMIIEGDSETNPRMEIVDLGPGLAFLPGVVIDQHFSQRGRLGRLVAALAQQPAVLGFGIDENTAMVVTDNQFQVIGQGCVTVVDDSEVVHSNVGEILKDEPLAVCGAKLHILPHGYKFDFQTRKPILDSRTVTTVPVPAA from the coding sequence ATGGTAGCTAGTGACATTAGACGGCAACTAGTCATTATTGGGGGGGCGGAAGATAAGGAGGGGGATTGCCAAATTCTTCGGGAGTTTGTTCGCTACGCTGGGGGTACAAAAGCCAAAATTGTGATCATGACAGCCGCGACAGAACTGCCAAGAGAAGTCGGAGAGAATTATATTAGAGTGTTTGAACGGCTAGGTGCTGAGGATGTTCGTATACTTGACACTGAAACCCGTGAAGATGGGTCTTCATCTACAGCGTTAGCAGCGATAAACAAAGCTACAGGTATATTTTTTACTGGAGGAGACCAAGCCCGTATCACAAGTATTCTTAAGGATACGGAAATAGATGCAGCTATTCATCAGCGCTTCTCTGAAGGTATAGTTATAGGAGGTACAAGCGCAGGAGCCGCTATCATGCCAGATGTGATGATTATCGAAGGCGACTCCGAGACAAATCCTCGAATGGAAATAGTAGACTTAGGTCCTGGTTTGGCTTTTCTTCCAGGAGTGGTGATAGACCAACATTTCTCACAACGCGGACGCTTGGGACGCTTGGTTGCAGCTTTAGCACAGCAGCCTGCTGTTTTGGGATTTGGTATTGATGAGAACACCGCTATGGTTGTAACCGATAACCAGTTTCAGGTTATTGGACAGGGTTGTGTGACAGTTGTCGATGACTCAGAAGTTGTGCATAGCAACGTTGGCGAGATTTTGAAAGATGAACCTTTAGCAGTTTGCGGAGCAAAGCTTCATATTCTGCCACATGGATACAAATTTGACTTTCAAACCCGTAAGCCTATCCTAGATAGTCGTACTGTAACAACTGTCCCTGTACCAGCTGCTTAA
- a CDS encoding Uma2 family endonuclease, whose product MVPAIRLLSVQEYHRMAEIGIFHPEERVELIAGQIIRISAKGTAHESAITRTERLFRQRLGEQVLLRLQSPVQLDDYSEPEPDIAVVMPNPLDYDDHHPTASEVFLMIEIADSSFKYDREVKAPAYARSGIVDYWVLDVNARKLHVYRLPSQNGYQSEAILTEDVTISPLAFAECVIAVREMLRPMNK is encoded by the coding sequence ATGGTTCCTGCTATTCGCCTTTTAAGCGTTCAAGAATATCATCGCATGGCGGAAATTGGAATTTTTCATCCAGAGGAACGAGTTGAGTTGATTGCAGGACAAATCATCCGAATCTCAGCGAAAGGAACTGCTCATGAATCAGCAATTACTAGAACAGAGAGATTATTTCGCCAACGTTTGGGTGAACAAGTTTTGCTAAGGCTTCAGTCACCTGTTCAACTTGATGATTACTCAGAACCAGAACCAGATATTGCGGTGGTTATGCCCAATCCGCTAGATTACGATGACCATCATCCAACTGCGTCTGAAGTCTTTCTGATGATTGAGATAGCCGATAGCAGTTTCAAATATGACCGAGAGGTCAAAGCTCCAGCTTATGCCCGATCTGGTATCGTAGATTATTGGGTTTTAGATGTGAATGCACGCAAGCTGCACGTATATCGCTTACCGAGTCAAAATGGTTATCAAAGTGAAGCAATCCTTACAGAAGATGTGACAATTTCACCGCTAGCGTTTGCTGAGTGCGTGATTGCAGTTCGGGAAATGTTGCGCCCTATGAATAAATAG
- a CDS encoding prephenate/arogenate dehydrogenase, giving the protein MNIGILGLGLIGGCLGLDLRSQGHHVLGVSRRESTCKRAVALGSTDEASVDISLLAKAEVVFICTPIGLIVPTLEQLIPHLASHTIVTDVGSVKTPIVQAIAPLWENFIGGHPMAGRTDSGIEAAIPNLFEKKPYVLTPTETTPPHAITIVEKIVHELGATLYHCSPEEHDRAVSWISHLPVMVSSSLIAACMSETDTNVLELAQKFASSGFKDTSRVGGGNPELGLMMARYNRACLLNSLQQYRHNLDELIYLVEQEDWVALEQHIQSTQKARPKFVE; this is encoded by the coding sequence ATGAATATTGGTATTTTAGGACTTGGACTGATAGGTGGGTGCTTAGGTTTAGATTTGCGATCGCAAGGACATCATGTTTTAGGCGTTAGCCGACGAGAATCAACCTGTAAGCGAGCAGTAGCCCTTGGTAGCACAGATGAAGCGTCAGTTGACATCAGCCTGCTAGCAAAAGCCGAAGTGGTATTTATCTGTACACCCATAGGGCTTATTGTTCCCACATTAGAGCAGCTCATCCCCCATCTGGCTTCTCATACAATTGTCACTGATGTCGGTTCAGTTAAAACACCGATAGTTCAAGCAATAGCTCCCCTGTGGGAGAATTTTATCGGTGGACACCCAATGGCGGGAAGAACCGATAGTGGTATAGAAGCAGCTATCCCCAATTTATTTGAAAAAAAACCTTATGTCCTGACACCAACAGAAACAACACCACCACATGCAATCACAATTGTAGAAAAAATTGTACATGAACTTGGGGCAACTCTCTATCATTGTTCTCCAGAAGAGCACGACCGAGCAGTCAGCTGGATTTCCCATTTGCCCGTGATGGTTAGTTCCTCGTTGATTGCAGCTTGTATGAGTGAAACCGACACGAATGTGCTGGAATTAGCCCAGAAGTTTGCTAGTTCTGGTTTTAAAGATACAAGTCGTGTTGGTGGCGGTAATCCAGAGTTAGGGCTGATGATGGCGCGGTACAATCGTGCCTGCTTGCTCAATTCACTCCAGCAATATCGTCACAATCTAGATGAATTGATTTATCTCGTTGAGCAGGAAGATTGGGTAGCTTTAGAACAACACATACAGTCTACTCAAAAGGCAAGACCGAAGTTTGTTGAGTAA